The DNA window AGGAAGGTGAAACCCTTGCCGGGCTTGCCCGACCGATAGATGTCGGTCGGTTCGAACAGCCCTTCCTCGGGATCCCAGGTCGGGTGTACCCAGTCGCGCAGCACCACGTTCTCGGCTTCCAGTTCCTTGATGTGGCAGGTTTCGCAGGCCAGCCGCGCGATATGGCCGTTGAGCAGCGCCTTGTGCTCGGACTGGTTGTGCGGCGCCTGAGTGTGGCAGCTTTCGCAGGTGACATCCTTGGTCGGGAGGTCGTTGGCGACCAGATCCACGCCCTTGCGTCCGCGGGGGATCTTGTGCCCCTCGGGAACGTGGCAGTCGGTACACTGGATGCCCGCCGCCGCGTGGGTGTCGTCGTGCGGGCTGAAGGGATTGCCGCGTTTCGCGCCCCGGTGGAGGATGCGCTGATTGACATGTCCCAACGCCTGCGCGGCTTTATTGTGCCGATAGGCATCCCCGCCCATGTTGTGCTGATGACAGCGCAGACAGGTCTCGGAGTTGATTGGCCCGACCGTCAGCGCAGCGCGCAGACTGCGATCCTGATTCCAGCGCAGCCCCTTGTCGTCCTGGATCACATGACGCTGATTCATGTCGTAAGCGGTGGAATGGCAGATTAGGCAGTCGATGCCGTCCTTGGCCTCGGCGGGGACATCGCCGATCGGCATCATCTTTTCGGTGGCGGGCTGATAGTTGCCGCCGATATGACATTGACCGCAGCCCTCGCTGCGCATCGTCACTTCGCCTTGGCCATGCTCCGGGCGGCTCTCGACCAGCGCGGCCCAGCCCGTCCAGGTAAAACTCCCCGGAATCCCGCAGGCACGGTTGATCTTACCGACCGGGATTTTGTGCGCGCCGCTGTTGACCTGACGCCCGTCATAGCCATAGGTGGAAAAACCGCCCGATTCGCTTTGAAACTTGAAATGAACCGAATTAACGATGTCGCCGAGCGTGTCGACCGTTTTGACGGTTCCGTCGCCATGCGTGACCTGGATCGTGGCATGACAATGCAGACAGGTTTGCGGGCCTTCGTAACGATGGATGCCAGCTTCGCGAAAATACTTGATATGCGATGGCTCGGTGTCGCGGATGAAGGACTCCGTGTTCATCAGCATCTCGATCTTGATCTGGCGTGCGAACGGCTCCTGATCGGTGTCGACGATGGCCGCGGCCTTGCGATGGCGCGCGTCTGTGCTGAGTTCCTGGGCCAGCGCCTCGAATTCTGTCTTGGTCAATGCCGTGCTGCTGGCATAGGTCAGCGGGGCGTTGGTTTTGCCGACATAGGACTCGAAGGCGAGCGGATAGAGCACCTTGTAGGCGACTGTCAGTCCGATCAGGACGAGCGCGGTGACGATGAGCCGACGTTTGGCGGTCGGGGAGAGCGGTTTCAGAGCGATGGGGTTCATAGTCATTTGTAACCCTTGGGGTTATCAAAAAAACAGGGCACCGGTGGCGATGGCGCCACTGAGGTGATTTCCGGAAAAGGAAGTACCACTGTCGGGGCGAATTCATTCGCCGTGTTGGGGGCGCGGATACAGGGGATATAGGGGCGATTAAAATCGCCCCTACAAGACTTGCAGCCATTCTGAGTGGGGAGACTCATTTCCGGAATCGCCTTATCCCTGTGACTCCGGGTGCGTCTCCCGGTGCCAGCCCGTGATCATCGCGCGCAGATTCGACGTCAGGGTATCGCCCGTGGTGATGATATAGAGGTGTACCAGGACGAAGAGCGCCAGAAAATAGGCGACCGTCAGGTGCGTCATGGCGACGACCCAGACACTCCCGAGACCGAACAGCGTCTCCGGGAGATAGATCGAGAACAGGAAGGCCCAGCCGCTCAGGATCAGCACCGGCATCAAGAGATACATGACGCCCAGATAGCTGAGCTGTTGCAGCGTGTTGAGCTTCATCTCGGCGCTCGGATGGAAGGGATGCGGCTCGCTGCGAAAGATGCCGTAGCCGTAATAGCGCATCTGCGAGAACAGCCGCTGGAAAAAGCCGCGCAAGTGCACTCGATAGTGGCGTCCGTTGTCGGTCACCAGATTGCCGATGACAAAGCCGATCCAGCCGATGGTCACAAAAATGCCAGCGACATTATGGATCGGCCGCGCGGTCTCGAAATTCAGCAGCCATCCGGTTCCGGCAAAATGCATGCTGGCCCCGGAGACGATCAGCACCAGGAACAGCAGTGCATTGAGCCAATGCCAGGCGCGCACCCAACCTGAATAGAGATACAGCGCGTTCATTTCGGATCCCCTTTGGTCCGTTGGTAGGCTTTGTAACGCCCGAAGCCATGCGCGGCAAGCACCAGCAGCGTCAGGCCGGTGACGATCAGACCGAGGAGGTCGAGCGTGGCGTTCCGGCTCATGCCGACCACATAGGCCTCGTTGAAGACCGCCTTGTTGAGCCAGCCCTTGGTGGCCAGATCTTCTTCCGACCGATATTGATAGAGTCGGTTCAGCAGACTGGATTCCCGGGAGTGACAGTTGACGCAGTCCCGGTTGCTGTCTGCCGCCTTCAGAACCTGATGCGAGACGGTTTTCCCATTCTCCGAGACTGGGGTGTGACAGTCGAGACAGCGCACGGCATTCCAATGTTTTTCCCGGTTGGGTAGCCAGGCATGCGGGTCGCTCAGTGGATCGCGCACCTTCTCATGGCAGGACAGACAGACCTGATTGTCGTCGCGGACGATGGCGGCAATCTCCTCGCCGACCTGCGAGGCGCGGAAGCCATGCGGGTCGTGACAGGAATGGCAACTGAACCCCTCGGCTTCGGCTGCATCCGAGGTGGCGTGGACGCTCTCGGCATATTCGGCATCGATCGATTTGTACCGCGCGATGTTGTCCTGCGTATCGTCCTTCTCATGACAACCGATGCAGGACAGTGTCTCGTTCGCTGCGTCCGACGGGTGCGGATAGCGGTCGAAGTCTCCCTCATGGCAGTCGATGCAGTCGAGTTCTCCGTGAACCGAATGCGACAACGCATGCGGCTCGATCGCCAGATCGACAATCTCGCCCGTGCCGGGATCGCGATAGGCCAGTGTCGCCATGGCGTGACAACGCAGACAGGATTTGTTGTCTGTCGCTGGCGCCGCAGGCGTGGCGGGAGGCGCAATGGTCATGAGCGTCAGTAACAGCGTTCCGCTCAAGGCCATGATGGTCGGAAACGACCCCGCCCTGGGTTGGCGGTGGGGATCGCGCGGGTTGGTTGGATTCGCGAACAGGTTCGTCATCGCAGGTTAGTCACCGCAAGTTGTACATCGGGTTCACGACCGCGGAAGGCCCGGTCGGTTGGCGTTCCGGTCAGTCTGGCAGCCGGACCAACCACATCGCAAGGCCCCGTCAATCAAACATGTCAGGCTCACTGCTCTCGGTTCGCCTCTCAATTCAGCACGGAGACCCAAGGGACGCAGTGACAATCATCATTGATGGGCCATCAAGAAATCAATGTCAATCGATGTCAATCAGGGTCGATCAATAAACCTGGTTGAATAGATCAGCGTTTTATTCGGTCTTTATCCGCAGTATTTCATTCGGTTTTCGTCCGTCCCCGCCCGTCAAGCCACTCCATTGACCAAGCTCACACATTGAATCGTCTCCGATTAGACAATTTAAGAAATTGGGCTTATAACTATTCTAGTACATAAGAATATTATTACTAACTTTGAGAATAGGCACGGTGTCGATCCGCAGTGGATTGACCCTCGGAATCCAGACGGCGCTCCTGGCGGCAAGGCGGTATCCATGAAAGACGTTGATGTTTTTTCAAATGAAACGGCGATTGGACCTTATCTGGCGGATCAGTTGGATATCCGGGGGATCAGCCGGCGCGGTTTCCTCAAATTCACCCTGGGCATCACCGCGGCCATGGGTCTGCCGTTCGGCATGTCCGGTCAGGTGCTGGCGGCCCTGGAGCAGAGCCAGGCGCGTCCCACAGTGATTTGGCTACATTTTCAGGAGTGCACGGGCTGTACCGAATCCCTGCTGCGCGCCACGCATCCCGCCGTCGAGACACTAATCCTCGATCTGATTTCGCTGGATTATTCGGAGACCCTGATGGCCGCCGCCGGTCATCAGGCCGAGCAGGCGCTGCACGAGTCGCTGGAAAAGAACAAGGGCCAGTTCATCCTGGTCGTCGAGGGTTCGGTGCCCATGCGTGACGGCGGCATCTACTGCAAGATCGGGCGCAAGACGCCGCAGCAGTTGTTGCACGAGATCGCGCCGCACGCCGCAGCGGCGGTCGCGATCGGTTCCTGCGCATCCTGGGGCGGGGTACAGAGCGCGGCGCCGAATCCGACCGAAGCGGTCGGTCTCCAGGAGGCATTGACGCGCGAAGGCATCGTCAAGGCCGACGGCACCGTGCTGCCCGTCATCAATCTGCCCGGCTGTCCCGCCTCGCCCTACAACCTGCTG is part of the Thiocystis violascens DSM 198 genome and encodes:
- a CDS encoding multiheme c-type cytochrome: MTMNPIALKPLSPTAKRRLIVTALVLIGLTVAYKVLYPLAFESYVGKTNAPLTYASSTALTKTEFEALAQELSTDARHRKAAAIVDTDQEPFARQIKIEMLMNTESFIRDTEPSHIKYFREAGIHRYEGPQTCLHCHATIQVTHGDGTVKTVDTLGDIVNSVHFKFQSESGGFSTYGYDGRQVNSGAHKIPVGKINRACGIPGSFTWTGWAALVESRPEHGQGEVTMRSEGCGQCHIGGNYQPATEKMMPIGDVPAEAKDGIDCLICHSTAYDMNQRHVIQDDKGLRWNQDRSLRAALTVGPINSETCLRCHQHNMGGDAYRHNKAAQALGHVNQRILHRGAKRGNPFSPHDDTHAAAGIQCTDCHVPEGHKIPRGRKGVDLVANDLPTKDVTCESCHTQAPHNQSEHKALLNGHIARLACETCHIKELEAENVVLRDWVHPTWDPEEGLFEPTDIYRSGKPGKGFTFLWFNGNGTFLANALGNNPNGSEVYNPLMQQVARLDDPEIIEAVRAKAIELKQQYPDIDVDSYVRMATDPLSQLSPEMLAKREAMIQKNLRAAMNQGESRIYPFKLFNAMMFEDMTNQGPFGAMILPFDYASYYETGNTPESVKKAISDPIVQRMYQEPFKLYMMDEFMSYFGITEGWKTVYPLVDGRLENVEPHWMRQMGTLMVNHGIQGKGRDCIECHSPDSIMDFRQLGYTPERVAELQDLDIIEKLEERPDSAAARSDTVQQ
- a CDS encoding hydrogenase small subunit — encoded protein: MKDVDVFSNETAIGPYLADQLDIRGISRRGFLKFTLGITAAMGLPFGMSGQVLAALEQSQARPTVIWLHFQECTGCTESLLRATHPAVETLILDLISLDYSETLMAAAGHQAEQALHESLEKNKGQFILVVEGSVPMRDGGIYCKIGRKTPQQLLHEIAPHAAAAVAIGSCASWGGVQSAAPNPTEAVGLQEALTREGIVKADGTVLPVINLPGCPASPYNLLSTVLYYLTLKKLPEVDAKGRPTFAYGRLIHDNCERRPHFDAARFAEQFGDEGHRQGWCLYKLGCKGPETYANCPAIEFGDVGANTWPVGIGHPCFGCAEQGVGFHKALHEQSDVESVTPPSLFPEIFTEHAGGVTVGAAAVAGAIGGGAVVYAVGAHKQLKQLEAETAASAASKTEEEVNQ
- a CDS encoding cytochrome b/b6 domain-containing protein, producing the protein MNALYLYSGWVRAWHWLNALLFLVLIVSGASMHFAGTGWLLNFETARPIHNVAGIFVTIGWIGFVIGNLVTDNGRHYRVHLRGFFQRLFSQMRYYGYGIFRSEPHPFHPSAEMKLNTLQQLSYLGVMYLLMPVLILSGWAFLFSIYLPETLFGLGSVWVVAMTHLTVAYFLALFVLVHLYIITTGDTLTSNLRAMITGWHRETHPESQG
- a CDS encoding ammonia-forming cytochrome c nitrite reductase subunit c552; amino-acid sequence: MTNLFANPTNPRDPHRQPRAGSFPTIMALSGTLLLTLMTIAPPATPAAPATDNKSCLRCHAMATLAYRDPGTGEIVDLAIEPHALSHSVHGELDCIDCHEGDFDRYPHPSDAANETLSCIGCHEKDDTQDNIARYKSIDAEYAESVHATSDAAEAEGFSCHSCHDPHGFRASQVGEEIAAIVRDDNQVCLSCHEKVRDPLSDPHAWLPNREKHWNAVRCLDCHTPVSENGKTVSHQVLKAADSNRDCVNCHSRESSLLNRLYQYRSEEDLATKGWLNKAVFNEAYVVGMSRNATLDLLGLIVTGLTLLVLAAHGFGRYKAYQRTKGDPK